In Oncorhynchus tshawytscha isolate Ot180627B linkage group LG06, Otsh_v2.0, whole genome shotgun sequence, the following are encoded in one genomic region:
- the LOC112252187 gene encoding calcium homeostasis endoplasmic reticulum protein isoform X1, with translation MDIPIAPEDQELKNVIDKLAQFVARNGPEFEKMTMEKQKDNSKFSFLFGGDFFAYYRCKLAMEQHQHPTTHECEEYKLEDLYNPPGTEVLDVPPPIAILAPPPIAPATPSLDELIQQSKWNLQQQEQQLLTLRQEQVTAAIALAMEQQTQKLLAETQQDISEFDNMLQPIIDTCTKDAISAGKNWMFNNAKGPLHCELMCSHLRNRITADTAHFELRLHLIYLTNDVLHHCQRKQQRDLLAALQKVVVPIYCTSFLAVEEDKQQKITRLLQLWEKNGYFDEVTIQQLQSPAVGLGQYQASLITEYAAVVQPIQLAFQQQIQTLKTQHEEFVANLAVQQQTAAAVSQLAAAEPDIKAVTTQPGEVKSSMSGPPGDYDGAQSRSDPGANSGHSDNASSKPWFDPQHMSGGWNPNQPVSCSANVLPPFDPTQAPPPCPPWNSHEGIWNEQRGDPSWSGGPPRGEGGPWSGGGGQNEPPPNWSGQYDQPPWSNQGPDQPPWGQREHPFPRMQRPPHFRGPFAPHQPGPPPFNQPPPPPHNFGRFPPRYMQDDFPPRHHFERPPYPPHRFDYPQGDFPGDQDMGPPHHHPNQRIPPPGMGGGEHPPWGGNQHPDFGPPSHGFNGQSPHMRQRPAPAHVNQDDPSLVPNVPYFDLPAGLMAPLVKLEDHDYKALDPKDIRLPPPMPPSERLLAAVEAFYSPPSHDGPRNSEGWEQNGLYEFFRAKMRARRRKGQEKHNSAHGSRSHSRSHSQGRSSSESSSRSSKSSRSSSRSRSRSYSRSRSRSMSRSRSSRSRSRSRSRSRSRSPDKRRQERPAPASAPASAPASQKSRSPSPPATSGLGAAPSVLPPDSRLGEENKGHQLLMKMGWSGSGGLGAKEQGIQDPIKGGELRDKWDQYKGVGVSLDDPYENYRRNKSYNFVARMKAREEVNREPQEPPPTE, from the exons ATGGATATTCCTATAGCTCCTGAGG ACCAAGAGCTGAAAAATGTAATTGACAAACTGGCCCAGTTTGTGGCTCGAAATGGCCCTGAGTTTGAGAAGATGACAATGGAGAAACAGAAGGACAATTCCAAATTCTCTTTTCTGTTTGGAGGGGACTTCTTCGCCTATTACCGGTGCAAGCTTGCAATGGAACAACACCAGC ATCCTACTACCCACGAATGTGAGGAGTATAAGTTGGAAG ATCTTTATAATCCACCTGGTACGGAAGTCCTAGACGTCCCTCCACCAATCGCCATCCTGGCCCCGCCCCCCATCGCCCCTGCCACACCATCTCTAGATGAGCTCATCCAGCAGAGCAAATGGAACCTGCAGCAGCAAGAACAGCAGCTGCTCACTCTCAGACAG GAGCAAGTGACTGCAGCCATAGCTCTGGCCATGGAGCAGCAGACCCAGAAGCTGCTGGCGGAGACTCAGCAGGACATATCTGAATTTGACAACATGCTGCAGCCCATCATTGACACCTGCACTAAAGACGCCATCTCG GCTGGTAAGAACTGGATGTTCAACAACGCCAAGGGCCCACTGCACTGTGAGCTGATGTGCTCACACCTCCGGAACCGCATCACAGCCGACACAGCTCACTTCGAACTCCGCCTACACCTCATCTATCTCACCAATGATGTCCTCCATCACTG TCAGAGGAAGCAGCAGAGGGACCTGCTAGCAGCGCTACAGAAGGTGGTGGTGCCCATCTACTGCACCAGCTTCTTGGCTGTAGAGGAGGACAAGCAGCAGAAGATCACACGT CTTCTACAACTCTGGGAAAAGAATGGCTACTTCGACGAGGTAACGATCCAGCAGTTACAGAGTCCAGCTGTGGGCCTGGGCCAGTATCAG gcctCTCTGATCACAGAGTATGCTGCCGTGGTGCAGCCCATTCAGCTGGCCTTCCAGCAACAGATCCAGACCCTGAAGACGCAGCATGAGGAGTTTGTGGCCAACCTGGCGGTTCAGCAGCAGACTGCAGCAGCAGTGAGCCAGCTAGCTGCAGCAGAGCCTGACATTAAGGCAGTCACCACTCAGCCtg GAGAGGTGAAGTCGTCCATGTCTGGCCCTCCTGGTGATTATGACGGCGCCCAGTCCAGATCGGACCCCGGTGCCAACAGTGGCCACTCTGATAACGCCTCCTCTAAACCCTGGTTCGACCCACAACACATGTCTGGAGGCTGGAACCCCAATCAGCCAGTAAGCTGCTCTgctaatgtgttg CCTCCGTTCGACCCCACCCAGGCTCCCCCACCGTGCCCCCCCTGGAACAGCCACGAGGGCATCTGGAACGAGCAGAGGGGGGACCCCAGCTGGAGCGGAGGCCCTccaaggggggaggggggtccctggagtggagggggaggacagaatgAGCCCCCTCCCAACTGGAGCGGTCAGTACGACCAGCCCCCCTGGAGCAACCAGGGACCTGACCAGCCCCCCTGGGGCCAGAGAGAGCACCCCTTCCCCCGCATGCAGAGGCCCCCCCACTTCAGAGGGCCCTTCGCGCCCCACCAGCCAGGTCCCCCTCCCTTTAACCAGCCGCCCCCACCTCCCCACAACTTCGGCCGGTTCCCGCCGCGCTACATGCAGGATGACTTTCCACCCAGGCACCATTTTGAAAGGCCGCCCTACCCTCCACACCGCTTTGACTACCCACAGGGAGACTTCCCTGGAG ACCAGGACATGGGCCCTCCACACCACCACCCTAACCAGAGGATCCCTCCTCCGGGTATGGGGGGAGGAGAGCACCCTCCCTGGGGGGGTAACCAGCACCCAGACTTCGGCCCCCCATCCCACGGCTTCAACGGCCAGTCCCCCCACATGAGACAGCGTCCGGCCCCGGCTCACGTCAACCAGGATGACCCCAGCCTGGTCCCCAACGTCCCCTACTTTGACCTGCCCGCCGGACTCATGGCCCCTCTAGTCAAA CTGGAAGACCATGACTACAAAGCACTGGATCCTAAAGACATCCGTCTGCCTCCCCCAATGCCCCCCAGTGAGCGCCTGCTAGCTGCTGTGGAGGCCTTCTACAGCCCCCCCTCCCATGACGGACCCAGGAACAG TGAGGGCTGGGAACAGAACGGCCTGTATGAGTTCTTCAGAGCCAAGATGAGAGCCAGGAGGCGAAAGGGCCAGGAGAAACACAACAG tgCACACGGTAGTCGTTCACACAGCCGTTCTCATAGTCAGGGTCGCTCCTCGTCTGAATCCAGCTCAAGATCCTCCAAGTCCTCCCGCTCCTCCTCCCGGTCCCGATCTCGCTCCTACTCCCGATCTCGCTCCAG GAGCATGAGCCGATCCAGGTCGTCCCGCAGTCGCTCTCGTTCTAGGTCTCGCTCCAGATCTCGCTCTCCTGACAAGAGACGGCAAGAGAGGCCTGCCCCCGCCTCTGCCCCAGCCTCTGCCCCTGCCTCCCAGAAGTCCCGTAGCCCCTCTCCTCC AGCTACGTCTGGTCTGGGCGCAGCCCCCTCGGTCCTGCCTCCAGACAGCAGGCTGGGAGAGGAGAACAAGGGCCATCAGCTGCTCATGAAAATGGGCTGGAGTGGTTCTGGGGGGCTTGGAGCAAAGGAGCAGGGCATCCAGGACCCCATCAAGGGGGGAGAACTCCGGGACAAGTGGGACCAGTATAAAGGAGTGGGGGTGTCTCTGGATGACCCTTATGAGAACTACCGCAGGAACAAGAGCTACAACTTTGTAGCTCGCATGAAAGCAAGGGAGGAAG TGAATCGGGAACCACAAGAGCCCCCTCCCACTGAATAA
- the LOC112252187 gene encoding calcium homeostasis endoplasmic reticulum protein isoform X3: MDIPIAPEDQELKNVIDKLAQFVARNGPEFEKMTMEKQKDNSKFSFLFGGDFFAYYRCKLAMEQHQHLYNPPGTEVLDVPPPIAILAPPPIAPATPSLDELIQQSKWNLQQQEQQLLTLRQEQVTAAIALAMEQQTQKLLAETQQDISEFDNMLQPIIDTCTKDAISAGKNWMFNNAKGPLHCELMCSHLRNRITADTAHFELRLHLIYLTNDVLHHCQRKQQRDLLAALQKVVVPIYCTSFLAVEEDKQQKITRLLQLWEKNGYFDEVTIQQLQSPAVGLGQYQASLITEYAAVVQPIQLAFQQQIQTLKTQHEEFVANLAVQQQTAAAVSQLAAAEPDIKAVTTQPGEVKSSMSGPPGDYDGAQSRSDPGANSGHSDNASSKPWFDPQHMSGGWNPNQPVSCSANVLPPFDPTQAPPPCPPWNSHEGIWNEQRGDPSWSGGPPRGEGGPWSGGGGQNEPPPNWSGQYDQPPWSNQGPDQPPWGQREHPFPRMQRPPHFRGPFAPHQPGPPPFNQPPPPPHNFGRFPPRYMQDDFPPRHHFERPPYPPHRFDYPQGDFPGDQDMGPPHHHPNQRIPPPGMGGGEHPPWGGNQHPDFGPPSHGFNGQSPHMRQRPAPAHVNQDDPSLVPNVPYFDLPAGLMAPLVKLEDHDYKALDPKDIRLPPPMPPSERLLAAVEAFYSPPSHDGPRNSEGWEQNGLYEFFRAKMRARRRKGQEKHNSAHGSRSHSRSHSQGRSSSESSSRSSKSSRSSSRSRSRSYSRSRSRSMSRSRSSRSRSRSRSRSRSRSPDKRRQERPAPASAPASAPASQKSRSPSPPATSGLGAAPSVLPPDSRLGEENKGHQLLMKMGWSGSGGLGAKEQGIQDPIKGGELRDKWDQYKGVGVSLDDPYENYRRNKSYNFVARMKAREEVNREPQEPPPTE, translated from the exons ATGGATATTCCTATAGCTCCTGAGG ACCAAGAGCTGAAAAATGTAATTGACAAACTGGCCCAGTTTGTGGCTCGAAATGGCCCTGAGTTTGAGAAGATGACAATGGAGAAACAGAAGGACAATTCCAAATTCTCTTTTCTGTTTGGAGGGGACTTCTTCGCCTATTACCGGTGCAAGCTTGCAATGGAACAACACCAGC ATCTTTATAATCCACCTGGTACGGAAGTCCTAGACGTCCCTCCACCAATCGCCATCCTGGCCCCGCCCCCCATCGCCCCTGCCACACCATCTCTAGATGAGCTCATCCAGCAGAGCAAATGGAACCTGCAGCAGCAAGAACAGCAGCTGCTCACTCTCAGACAG GAGCAAGTGACTGCAGCCATAGCTCTGGCCATGGAGCAGCAGACCCAGAAGCTGCTGGCGGAGACTCAGCAGGACATATCTGAATTTGACAACATGCTGCAGCCCATCATTGACACCTGCACTAAAGACGCCATCTCG GCTGGTAAGAACTGGATGTTCAACAACGCCAAGGGCCCACTGCACTGTGAGCTGATGTGCTCACACCTCCGGAACCGCATCACAGCCGACACAGCTCACTTCGAACTCCGCCTACACCTCATCTATCTCACCAATGATGTCCTCCATCACTG TCAGAGGAAGCAGCAGAGGGACCTGCTAGCAGCGCTACAGAAGGTGGTGGTGCCCATCTACTGCACCAGCTTCTTGGCTGTAGAGGAGGACAAGCAGCAGAAGATCACACGT CTTCTACAACTCTGGGAAAAGAATGGCTACTTCGACGAGGTAACGATCCAGCAGTTACAGAGTCCAGCTGTGGGCCTGGGCCAGTATCAG gcctCTCTGATCACAGAGTATGCTGCCGTGGTGCAGCCCATTCAGCTGGCCTTCCAGCAACAGATCCAGACCCTGAAGACGCAGCATGAGGAGTTTGTGGCCAACCTGGCGGTTCAGCAGCAGACTGCAGCAGCAGTGAGCCAGCTAGCTGCAGCAGAGCCTGACATTAAGGCAGTCACCACTCAGCCtg GAGAGGTGAAGTCGTCCATGTCTGGCCCTCCTGGTGATTATGACGGCGCCCAGTCCAGATCGGACCCCGGTGCCAACAGTGGCCACTCTGATAACGCCTCCTCTAAACCCTGGTTCGACCCACAACACATGTCTGGAGGCTGGAACCCCAATCAGCCAGTAAGCTGCTCTgctaatgtgttg CCTCCGTTCGACCCCACCCAGGCTCCCCCACCGTGCCCCCCCTGGAACAGCCACGAGGGCATCTGGAACGAGCAGAGGGGGGACCCCAGCTGGAGCGGAGGCCCTccaaggggggaggggggtccctggagtggagggggaggacagaatgAGCCCCCTCCCAACTGGAGCGGTCAGTACGACCAGCCCCCCTGGAGCAACCAGGGACCTGACCAGCCCCCCTGGGGCCAGAGAGAGCACCCCTTCCCCCGCATGCAGAGGCCCCCCCACTTCAGAGGGCCCTTCGCGCCCCACCAGCCAGGTCCCCCTCCCTTTAACCAGCCGCCCCCACCTCCCCACAACTTCGGCCGGTTCCCGCCGCGCTACATGCAGGATGACTTTCCACCCAGGCACCATTTTGAAAGGCCGCCCTACCCTCCACACCGCTTTGACTACCCACAGGGAGACTTCCCTGGAG ACCAGGACATGGGCCCTCCACACCACCACCCTAACCAGAGGATCCCTCCTCCGGGTATGGGGGGAGGAGAGCACCCTCCCTGGGGGGGTAACCAGCACCCAGACTTCGGCCCCCCATCCCACGGCTTCAACGGCCAGTCCCCCCACATGAGACAGCGTCCGGCCCCGGCTCACGTCAACCAGGATGACCCCAGCCTGGTCCCCAACGTCCCCTACTTTGACCTGCCCGCCGGACTCATGGCCCCTCTAGTCAAA CTGGAAGACCATGACTACAAAGCACTGGATCCTAAAGACATCCGTCTGCCTCCCCCAATGCCCCCCAGTGAGCGCCTGCTAGCTGCTGTGGAGGCCTTCTACAGCCCCCCCTCCCATGACGGACCCAGGAACAG TGAGGGCTGGGAACAGAACGGCCTGTATGAGTTCTTCAGAGCCAAGATGAGAGCCAGGAGGCGAAAGGGCCAGGAGAAACACAACAG tgCACACGGTAGTCGTTCACACAGCCGTTCTCATAGTCAGGGTCGCTCCTCGTCTGAATCCAGCTCAAGATCCTCCAAGTCCTCCCGCTCCTCCTCCCGGTCCCGATCTCGCTCCTACTCCCGATCTCGCTCCAG GAGCATGAGCCGATCCAGGTCGTCCCGCAGTCGCTCTCGTTCTAGGTCTCGCTCCAGATCTCGCTCTCCTGACAAGAGACGGCAAGAGAGGCCTGCCCCCGCCTCTGCCCCAGCCTCTGCCCCTGCCTCCCAGAAGTCCCGTAGCCCCTCTCCTCC AGCTACGTCTGGTCTGGGCGCAGCCCCCTCGGTCCTGCCTCCAGACAGCAGGCTGGGAGAGGAGAACAAGGGCCATCAGCTGCTCATGAAAATGGGCTGGAGTGGTTCTGGGGGGCTTGGAGCAAAGGAGCAGGGCATCCAGGACCCCATCAAGGGGGGAGAACTCCGGGACAAGTGGGACCAGTATAAAGGAGTGGGGGTGTCTCTGGATGACCCTTATGAGAACTACCGCAGGAACAAGAGCTACAACTTTGTAGCTCGCATGAAAGCAAGGGAGGAAG TGAATCGGGAACCACAAGAGCCCCCTCCCACTGAATAA
- the LOC112252187 gene encoding calcium homeostasis endoplasmic reticulum protein isoform X2, whose amino-acid sequence MDIPIAPEDQELKNVIDKLAQFVARNGPEFEKMTMEKQKDNSKFSFLFGGDFFAYYRCKLAMEQHQHPTTHECEEYKLEDLYNPPGTEVLDVPPPIAILAPPPIAPATPSLDELIQQSKWNLQQQEQQLLTLRQEQVTAAIALAMEQQTQKLLAETQQDISEFDNMLQPIIDTCTKDAISAGKNWMFNNAKGPLHCELMCSHLRNRITADTAHFELRLHLIYLTNDVLHHCQRKQQRDLLAALQKVVVPIYCTSFLAVEEDKQQKITRLLQLWEKNGYFDEVTIQQLQSPAVGLGQYQASLITEYAAVVQPIQLAFQQQIQTLKTQHEEFVANLAVQQQTAAAVSQLAAAEPDIKAVTTQPGEVKSSMSGPPGDYDGAQSRSDPGANSGHSDNASSKPWFDPQHMSGGWNPNQPPPFDPTQAPPPCPPWNSHEGIWNEQRGDPSWSGGPPRGEGGPWSGGGGQNEPPPNWSGQYDQPPWSNQGPDQPPWGQREHPFPRMQRPPHFRGPFAPHQPGPPPFNQPPPPPHNFGRFPPRYMQDDFPPRHHFERPPYPPHRFDYPQGDFPGDQDMGPPHHHPNQRIPPPGMGGGEHPPWGGNQHPDFGPPSHGFNGQSPHMRQRPAPAHVNQDDPSLVPNVPYFDLPAGLMAPLVKLEDHDYKALDPKDIRLPPPMPPSERLLAAVEAFYSPPSHDGPRNSEGWEQNGLYEFFRAKMRARRRKGQEKHNSAHGSRSHSRSHSQGRSSSESSSRSSKSSRSSSRSRSRSYSRSRSRSMSRSRSSRSRSRSRSRSRSRSPDKRRQERPAPASAPASAPASQKSRSPSPPATSGLGAAPSVLPPDSRLGEENKGHQLLMKMGWSGSGGLGAKEQGIQDPIKGGELRDKWDQYKGVGVSLDDPYENYRRNKSYNFVARMKAREEVNREPQEPPPTE is encoded by the exons ATGGATATTCCTATAGCTCCTGAGG ACCAAGAGCTGAAAAATGTAATTGACAAACTGGCCCAGTTTGTGGCTCGAAATGGCCCTGAGTTTGAGAAGATGACAATGGAGAAACAGAAGGACAATTCCAAATTCTCTTTTCTGTTTGGAGGGGACTTCTTCGCCTATTACCGGTGCAAGCTTGCAATGGAACAACACCAGC ATCCTACTACCCACGAATGTGAGGAGTATAAGTTGGAAG ATCTTTATAATCCACCTGGTACGGAAGTCCTAGACGTCCCTCCACCAATCGCCATCCTGGCCCCGCCCCCCATCGCCCCTGCCACACCATCTCTAGATGAGCTCATCCAGCAGAGCAAATGGAACCTGCAGCAGCAAGAACAGCAGCTGCTCACTCTCAGACAG GAGCAAGTGACTGCAGCCATAGCTCTGGCCATGGAGCAGCAGACCCAGAAGCTGCTGGCGGAGACTCAGCAGGACATATCTGAATTTGACAACATGCTGCAGCCCATCATTGACACCTGCACTAAAGACGCCATCTCG GCTGGTAAGAACTGGATGTTCAACAACGCCAAGGGCCCACTGCACTGTGAGCTGATGTGCTCACACCTCCGGAACCGCATCACAGCCGACACAGCTCACTTCGAACTCCGCCTACACCTCATCTATCTCACCAATGATGTCCTCCATCACTG TCAGAGGAAGCAGCAGAGGGACCTGCTAGCAGCGCTACAGAAGGTGGTGGTGCCCATCTACTGCACCAGCTTCTTGGCTGTAGAGGAGGACAAGCAGCAGAAGATCACACGT CTTCTACAACTCTGGGAAAAGAATGGCTACTTCGACGAGGTAACGATCCAGCAGTTACAGAGTCCAGCTGTGGGCCTGGGCCAGTATCAG gcctCTCTGATCACAGAGTATGCTGCCGTGGTGCAGCCCATTCAGCTGGCCTTCCAGCAACAGATCCAGACCCTGAAGACGCAGCATGAGGAGTTTGTGGCCAACCTGGCGGTTCAGCAGCAGACTGCAGCAGCAGTGAGCCAGCTAGCTGCAGCAGAGCCTGACATTAAGGCAGTCACCACTCAGCCtg GAGAGGTGAAGTCGTCCATGTCTGGCCCTCCTGGTGATTATGACGGCGCCCAGTCCAGATCGGACCCCGGTGCCAACAGTGGCCACTCTGATAACGCCTCCTCTAAACCCTGGTTCGACCCACAACACATGTCTGGAGGCTGGAACCCCAATCAGCCA CCTCCGTTCGACCCCACCCAGGCTCCCCCACCGTGCCCCCCCTGGAACAGCCACGAGGGCATCTGGAACGAGCAGAGGGGGGACCCCAGCTGGAGCGGAGGCCCTccaaggggggaggggggtccctggagtggagggggaggacagaatgAGCCCCCTCCCAACTGGAGCGGTCAGTACGACCAGCCCCCCTGGAGCAACCAGGGACCTGACCAGCCCCCCTGGGGCCAGAGAGAGCACCCCTTCCCCCGCATGCAGAGGCCCCCCCACTTCAGAGGGCCCTTCGCGCCCCACCAGCCAGGTCCCCCTCCCTTTAACCAGCCGCCCCCACCTCCCCACAACTTCGGCCGGTTCCCGCCGCGCTACATGCAGGATGACTTTCCACCCAGGCACCATTTTGAAAGGCCGCCCTACCCTCCACACCGCTTTGACTACCCACAGGGAGACTTCCCTGGAG ACCAGGACATGGGCCCTCCACACCACCACCCTAACCAGAGGATCCCTCCTCCGGGTATGGGGGGAGGAGAGCACCCTCCCTGGGGGGGTAACCAGCACCCAGACTTCGGCCCCCCATCCCACGGCTTCAACGGCCAGTCCCCCCACATGAGACAGCGTCCGGCCCCGGCTCACGTCAACCAGGATGACCCCAGCCTGGTCCCCAACGTCCCCTACTTTGACCTGCCCGCCGGACTCATGGCCCCTCTAGTCAAA CTGGAAGACCATGACTACAAAGCACTGGATCCTAAAGACATCCGTCTGCCTCCCCCAATGCCCCCCAGTGAGCGCCTGCTAGCTGCTGTGGAGGCCTTCTACAGCCCCCCCTCCCATGACGGACCCAGGAACAG TGAGGGCTGGGAACAGAACGGCCTGTATGAGTTCTTCAGAGCCAAGATGAGAGCCAGGAGGCGAAAGGGCCAGGAGAAACACAACAG tgCACACGGTAGTCGTTCACACAGCCGTTCTCATAGTCAGGGTCGCTCCTCGTCTGAATCCAGCTCAAGATCCTCCAAGTCCTCCCGCTCCTCCTCCCGGTCCCGATCTCGCTCCTACTCCCGATCTCGCTCCAG GAGCATGAGCCGATCCAGGTCGTCCCGCAGTCGCTCTCGTTCTAGGTCTCGCTCCAGATCTCGCTCTCCTGACAAGAGACGGCAAGAGAGGCCTGCCCCCGCCTCTGCCCCAGCCTCTGCCCCTGCCTCCCAGAAGTCCCGTAGCCCCTCTCCTCC AGCTACGTCTGGTCTGGGCGCAGCCCCCTCGGTCCTGCCTCCAGACAGCAGGCTGGGAGAGGAGAACAAGGGCCATCAGCTGCTCATGAAAATGGGCTGGAGTGGTTCTGGGGGGCTTGGAGCAAAGGAGCAGGGCATCCAGGACCCCATCAAGGGGGGAGAACTCCGGGACAAGTGGGACCAGTATAAAGGAGTGGGGGTGTCTCTGGATGACCCTTATGAGAACTACCGCAGGAACAAGAGCTACAACTTTGTAGCTCGCATGAAAGCAAGGGAGGAAG TGAATCGGGAACCACAAGAGCCCCCTCCCACTGAATAA